The nucleotide window gatcaaatttaaaatacaaaataaattttatatttcattgaaggatggaattgaaaaacaaaatttttttagtaaaagtgttagagaataatataaatcatatcctgagaccttacctaacaacttaagctattggttgagatagttttttgacatggtatcagagccttgatgaccaagcgatcacgagttcgaatctcaccatccctatttatttaataaaaattaagcacaaggtaaagtggGCATGTTCAAGTTTCAAGCctaaagggctttcacttgaggtgGTGTGttggagaataatataaatcatatcctaggatcttatctaacaacttaaactattgggttgagataatCCTTTgacaaaaaggataaaaaaatttaaaagaatatttctctaaattgactttaaaaaaattatgttgtaattaaaTGGTAAAGTTGAAAAGATTAgtaacttttacaaaagagccaagaaaaaaaatagaaatcaaaacaatgagaaccaaatagtaaaatatgataccatcaatttgaattgaatgataaaaataaaaaccaataaaacttttctaaaagggccaagataaaaaattagaaatccaaagaataaggaccaaattgaagaatataatatttgataaatttggattcaatgttgaaattaaaaacaaataaaatttctacaaTAGagccaaaataaagaaaaaatgagaaaaaaaaggattaatgtTTAAATACTGACAACTAAAAGGATCAAGTTGTAATTTTcagagaaagaaataaagaagaatGGGAAAAAAACAGGTTCACCAGCAACAAACCAGACCACCACCAAAGCACACACCACTCCAACATGAAGAAAACTATGTGATGCTTCCAAAGACATGATGGAAGGATATTTTTGGACATTGAAAGGGGCCACGCATGCTGTCCGAAAGGCGTGAATGTCTTCCCACATGTCCTCAAGTGTGCCACACGTGcatgttcttttatttatttatttagttaaatacaAAGGCGACCTTGAGCTGACTTtctaattacaagaaaaaaaaacattgcaaaaaGCCAAAAACACCCGTTGACCTTGTgcttaaattcttttattaaagagtatttttgttgtttttactatgtatttttattttttatatttggttaaatattaaattatctctcaatttaatttataataataaaaatatattgtgaaaatataaaaatattcatgaacACTTCATTTTACcgtacaattaaaataataaatacttatttattcataattaatttgaaaaaagtaaatagaccagtctaaaaaaatttcaagtagaaaaacaaaaacaccgtTATGCTATTCAAGAAAATATAGAGGTAGAACACTTTTCCAATGTCAATAAGCAAATTGCGGACGGGCAACCAAGGACACATGGGCCTTGGAAGAAGATAATTGTCATTACGAAGGGGATTTATATTATGAGAGTGGAGCTCTGCAAACTTCCAGAGATTGTTGGAATATGCCTTAGGCAAATCACGGTTAGTGATAAGTTGTGGCCAATGAAACAGTTTGGTTTTGCCGGTGTCTTGACAAAATAATCTGAGTCGAACTGAAAATGATCGGTTTGAATGAATTTCTAGTTTGTTTCGGTTGGGTTTTAATTCTAGAAAaagtaatttagttattttttaaatgaaaatcaaactgaaaacgCTCACCCTGCTTCCTAGATCCCATTTTATGTGGATACAATTCATTCTTGAATATAGAGGATTTTTCTTAATCAACAGTATTTTGCAAGAGAGGGAGAAAATCAGAAAATGGGCATCTCCAAGATGAAAACTCATCAAAAGAAGGATAAGCAATGGGCTCACAAGCAACAGCAGCAGCCTCCTATTTATCTTGCATCAACTGGGTGGCTCTGAATTCGTCTCAGATATCATCCTTGAACCCTTCATTTCTCCCTCTCAGAGCCGAAACCTGTCACTTTCCTCTTCATTCTGATATAAAGCAGGACACCTCTTCTCTCAAATACCCAAACCTTCATCTCCTTAAACTCCGAAATGTTAGAACTAGAGCTACCCTTGATGAAAGTGCTCCTGCCCCGCTTCGTGCccaggaagaagaagatgaaggacGGCAGCCCCAACCCAGCGAAGTATGTCTTTGGGTTCTGTGAAAACTTTTATTCGGTTCAGTTTTGTAGATACTCATGAATCTTTTAGTTTTGTCTCTGAGTTTGGTCAATGcaattaaatgagaaaataaagaacACGAAAGAGCTATTCATTTATGGATAACAGTAATTCAGTGTGCTTATTTAACGCAACTGCTTAGCTTATAATCTTGTTTTCTTTGTGATTTAGGAAGTTGAGGAGAGTGTGAAAGTGCTCAAGAATGCTGCAAAGACAAGAAAGGTTGCAGCAGAGGTGGTTTTGTCAGCTCTAACAGTGATTGAGAAGGCCAAACTTGACCCCTCAGGGTTTCTTAATACACTTGGTGGGTCGAAATCCCCTGGCAGAACTTGGATGCTTATTTTCACGGCTGAGGTTAGTTTACTTGTACCTCTTGTTATGGGCGGGCTTCTTTTCTTATGGTTAACAACTGCTTCCTTTTGTGCAGAAGAAATTGGATCGTGGACGGTACTTCCCCCTTACTGCTATTCAGAGGTTCGATGCTGCTGTAAGCTCCATTCTGCCCCTCattgttctttttattcttatttttgtgattataaTTGTGGTGCAAATGGGGGAGAAGAGAGTTTTTTGTGCATGTAGGATGCTTATGTTTAACTTTTAAGCACTTCATTGTAATGACCACTCAAAATGGAGTCCTCATATTGGATGCTCTTCTGTTGAAGGAAACAAAAATGGTTCTTTTTTCAACTTCCTGATAACCCAGAGTAATTTTCCACCAAAGCATGAAATGCTTGCAACTTTAGAAACAAGACAGTGAAGATGCCAGAAGCAATTTTGTCATAGTTTGAGTGACAGGATGAATTGGTTAAGTAGAGAACTGGTTATCATCTTCTCTGAATTCCCCCTTATTTCCTTCCTTCTTTGTCCCTATGACAAGTTCAGTCacatattaatattgtttttgtgtATTGTCTTCTATGATAAAGTATAATTGGATTGCTTTTACCATCCAATTGACGATAAGACAAATTCTTTACTCTGTCACTTTTAGATACTACATAATCTTCTTTGGATTGTCAGGGAAAGAGGATTGAAAATGGAGTCTATCTTGGACCAATTGGATTCTTGACGTTTGAAGGCAGATTATCATGGAAGAACAGAATACTGGCCTTCATCTTTGAGCGCATGCGCATAAAAATTGGACCTTTGAACCCTTTTGAGATCAGTCTTGGCCAAAAGAAAGACAGAGAACCAAGCACGAAGGACCCTTTCTTCATCTGGTTTTATATTGATGAGGAACTAGCAGTTGCTCGAGGCAGAAGTGGGGGGACTGCATTTTGGTGCCGATGTCGCCGCTTTGCgacttgattcattctcaactTTTGTGGCTTATCGTGGCATTGTGCTCCTTCTGAAGATGGTAATATTCACTAATGAATGCAAGTGTTATTTTATGCTTGTAAAAAGTAGACTGATGACCTGCAAGTGCATCGTATCTCACACATTTCTTTTTCACCAGATTTGATGCTATGAAACATTCCATAGGTTCTTGAATGGCCTATGTTCATATTATTGAAGCAATatgataaaacataattttagacCTAGTTATTTGTTGTATTAATAttaccacacacacacacacatatacatatatCCCATTGTGATTAGCTATCTTTTCGTTTATATGTGTGGAAGTAACAAACATTTATATAATGAATGATGAGAAAAATACATCAAAGGATATCTAAATTTCTTTGTAGCTCCAATagtcttttttctcttcttcttttcattagTTTTCTCTCCTATTTTATTATATAGATCATAGTTGAGAAATAGTCAGaccatggttttaaaaaaacatgttagagCCTGAAAATGCACAGCAAAATGCTGGACAACCCAgctataagtaaaaaaaaactgtagaaTTATGACCCAGTTGGCATAAGTTTTTTCCCATGCAAATTATGTTATCATAAGGTGTTATATTATATTAGactagtaattaaaaatgtttagTTTATCGTAATAAAAACgtacaaaacataaaatattatcgAGGTAAGCCTAGAGTACatacaatttaaaatctataaatatgCAAAATGAAATTCAAGACAAACATGCattcaacataaatataataaaaaaaaatactagcatGTGTGCTAAGTACATATTCAAACttgcaatatatatatgatcaaagTCCTAAAacacatattaataataaaaataatgaagtttaaatgaaaacaaataaggatatttatttgttaaagaaCTTTACAAGAATAAAACTTTTGTTGTTGTCAATGATAAATCCTTTAGTCTTCGAGATTTTATTAGACCTCACTTGTGTAActagaatatttataatatgtttcCCAATATTTCAAAACCACCACCTTAGTTTAGATACACTTTTAAATAAGgtctttgaattaaaataaaagaactcaAATATCTTTTAACAAAGTACAAACCTAAACTCTAgatttgaaagaataaaataaagtataaaagataatcaaaatgctaaaaataagatgagaaataatgtgaaaaaatctaaaa belongs to Populus nigra chromosome 18, ddPopNigr1.1, whole genome shotgun sequence and includes:
- the LOC133678196 gene encoding uncharacterized protein LOC133678196 isoform X1; translation: MGSQATAAASYLSCINWVALNSSQISSLNPSFLPLRAETCHFPLHSDIKQDTSSLKYPNLHLLKLRNVRTRATLDESAPAPLRAQEEEDEGRQPQPSEEVEESVKVLKNAAKTRKVAAEVVLSALTVIEKAKLDPSGFLNTLGGSKSPGRTWMLIFTAEKKLDRGRYFPLTAIQRFDAAGKRIENGVYLGPIGFLTFEGRLSWKNRILAFIFERMRIKIGPLNPFEISLGQKKDREPSTKDPFFIWFYIDEELAVARGRSGGTAFWCRCRRFAT
- the LOC133678196 gene encoding uncharacterized protein LOC133678196 isoform X2, which translates into the protein MGSQATAAASYLSCINWVALNSSQISSLNPSFLPLRAETCHFPLHSDIKQDTSSLKYPNLHLLKLRNVRTRATLDESAPAPLRAQEEEDEGRQPQPSEEVEESVKVLKNAAKTRKVAAEVVLSALTVIEKAKLDPSGFLNTLGGSKSPGRTWMLIFTAEKLDRGRYFPLTAIQRFDAAGKRIENGVYLGPIGFLTFEGRLSWKNRILAFIFERMRIKIGPLNPFEISLGQKKDREPSTKDPFFIWFYIDEELAVARGRSGGTAFWCRCRRFAT